The genome window TGGCAAACTCGCAGGTACCGTACATCCAGTACCACAACCCAGTTTCGTCAAATATGGTATATCCATCACATGCACACTACAACGGCATCCCCGGACAATCGCACATGGTGGCACAACCACCCCAGCCTGTATTGGCCATGTCTCCGGTGCCCCCACAGCAACATATGCACATGCATCAGGCTCATGCCCATGCCCAGGCacaagctcaagctcaagctcagGCTCAAGCTCAGGCTCAAGCTCAGGCACAGGCTCAGGCACAGGCACAAGCACAAGcccaagctcaagctcaagctcaagctcaagccCAGACCCAGACTCAAACCCAAGGTCAACACCAACATCAGCATGATCTCTCTGGGTCCGTGGAAACCCCTAACTCCTCGCATCATTACCAGCACTCTCAAAATAAAcagcatcagcatcagcatcagcaCCACCAtcagcaacagcaacagcaacagcaacaactCGTCGGCTCAGACATTGAAGACTTCGATCCCCCGCATCAACTGGCAGAGCTAGCCCAGAAAGTCGAAATTGTTGGAAGGAAAATGACAGTGTTATTGGACTGGTGCGGTAAAATGGACTGGATCGGAAGGCAATGTGAAGAACTACTCAATAAAACGGAAAGAGAGCGAGAACTCAAAGAGAGcgaagaaaataaatctaAGCTTTACGCAGCTACAAAAAGATACATGTCCTGTCAGTTCACTACAAATACTCTACCAGAGCTAAAGGCAAAAGTGAACCCTGAAATGACCAAGGAAGAATTCACAGAACCTTTACGCCCAATCAAGGCATTGGTTTCAAAATGGTATTTCATCCAGATGAAAAGACTATCCCAAAACTTATTAGATGAAAACCAGCTGCATCCGCTTCCTAGTCCGAACAAGTGTCGAAGAATTATGGAAATTTACTATAACATGCTCTCCTCAGAAGATTTGAATGTTATCGAGCCCAAAGCTTGCAGGAAAATATTCGAGAAATACTTCTCTAGTGGGCCAAAAGAAATCTCCTATTCGGAACATCTGATCATAAACACCTTGATGTGTCTTGGTTCATTATACTCTAGATACTCCGTGTTGCAATCGAGTCACTATAGAAAGGATAAGATAGATTTTACCCCCGAAAAGCTTTTCCAAATAGAAAGTGATTGCTATCAAAATTCTCTTTACTACTATCACAAGATTTCATTGGTATCAGAAGGTCTTCATTCCATTCAGGGTCTTTTGCTCTTCTACACATATATTAAAGCCAGCGTCTCGGCAGAAGCGGCTTTAAATGTATTTGTTGTCGCAATAAAATTTGCCCGTGATCTCAAACTCTCATGCCTTGATAACTTCAACCATTTGCCAAGGGAAGAATTCTTGCAAATTAGATCCATCTGGCTCTATTGTTATCTAAATGACTCCGCCCTTTCATTGGCATTGAGTAACCCACCAATAATCCACGAATCAGATATGTCCGTCTCTTTGGGCAGGAATTACTTCAAAACTTTGAGGACAAGTTGTCCAATCAGTAACTCACCAGATGGTGATGTGATACAAGCTGTCAAAAGTGAAGGTTTATTGTTGGAGACCGTGAAGAAAAATCCATGGTACTTCTCCGTTATCTTGAACTACTACAGAGCTACTTTGTGCAAAATTTCAAATAAAATCACAAGACATCTTTTCTCTGTAGATGCAACCAGTACAATGACTTTTAATGAAATAGTTGCAAAAATTATCGAAATCAAGGATGATTTGGTCGAATTTTCAGATAATA of Kluyveromyces marxianus DMKU3-1042 DNA, complete genome, chromosome 3 contains these proteins:
- the HAL9 gene encoding halotolerance protein 9, which produces MNNSNGEPDAGMASHKEDAGNAGVAGADFETTDQSMTRSTKKRVSKACDRCRKRKIKCNDLDPVSGKCANCIKFKAACTFHYHEEMMRRNNMKSHSRRDKFNTTAELNLKNTINNAVHGAASRRGGIVTDLDTPTPTVLSNASSSDGLGPSAAVSSGQMGMGNMGDAVSNSMMSLANSQVPYIQYHNPVSSNMVYPSHAHYNGIPGQSHMVAQPPQPVLAMSPVPPQQHMHMHQAHAHAQAQAQAQAQAQAQAQAQAQAQAQAQAQAQAQAQAQAQAQTQTQTQGQHQHQHDLSGSVETPNSSHHYQHSQNKQHQHQHQHHHQQQQQQQQQLVGSDIEDFDPPHQLAELAQKVEIVGRKMTVLLDWCGKMDWIGRQCEELLNKTERERELKESEENKSKLYAATKRYMSCQFTTNTLPELKAKVNPEMTKEEFTEPLRPIKALVSKWYFIQMKRLSQNLLDENQLHPLPSPNKCRRIMEIYYNMLSSEDLNVIEPKACRKIFEKYFSSGPKEISYSEHLIINTLMCLGSLYSRYSVLQSSHYRKDKIDFTPEKLFQIESDCYQNSLYYYHKISLVSEGLHSIQGLLLFYTYIKASVSAEAALNVFVVAIKFARDLKLSCLDNFNHLPREEFLQIRSIWLYCYLNDSALSLALSNPPIIHESDMSVSLGRNYFKTLRTSCPISNSPDGDVIQAVKSEGLLLETVKKNPWYFSVILNYYRATLCKISNKITRHLFSVDATSTMTFNEIVAKIIEIKDDLVEFSDNMPLYLVQDNQRTFLARIYHALTGTQTIVNFKLMSALITEIHIKREALFVILSNFAQAFLNDNKDLIEDNSRDDCHELWRFFEMNKVKSYKATLNALKAIDFKDHTILHHKQHFLYDFFTVIISTAFYVIDNIDTSASFELLCLLKDLYYRVTSGASAEEIHVHQDVKWLLSIFLLSFLLETASIHYKNKNTLSFSYPMDDDRYRMVMKEITTAFIRETEQVMTVYNKGRSPTEKESDTVTKTDKVPTWILLKLFDVVDLPEEDSLQNWWDSKTKSEHESADIDDNSTSAAATTTVSTTAEDKDSNSPDTSMKLSETKNKQNTAREYELGFNFNERWLPADMKFFGQDALSNTNSKNNFDFNFMQSSTLFEDINSLNR